The proteins below are encoded in one region of Acidimicrobiia bacterium:
- a CDS encoding TrmH family RNA methyltransferase, whose protein sequence is MKQLDGTGMKRLHREWRRRSEGRLALVLDDVQGPFNVGAIIRTAAALRVDDVWLSGRTPDPEDSKVGKTALGTQRYLTFHRVDDGVHAIAAARAAGYQVVAVELADEAVPLHEVRLTEATCLLVGHEDRGCTSGVLAAVDAVAFLPLLGRVGSLNVATAASIACYEVRRAGWTTPR, encoded by the coding sequence GTGAAACAATTAGACGGCACCGGTATGAAGCGCCTCCACCGGGAGTGGCGCCGCCGCAGCGAGGGACGACTGGCGCTCGTGCTCGACGACGTCCAGGGTCCGTTCAACGTGGGGGCCATCATTCGCACCGCCGCCGCGCTGCGGGTGGACGACGTCTGGCTGAGCGGGCGCACGCCCGATCCAGAGGACAGCAAGGTCGGCAAGACCGCCCTGGGCACGCAGCGCTACCTCACCTTCCACCGAGTCGACGACGGCGTTCATGCGATCGCTGCCGCCCGCGCTGCGGGCTATCAGGTGGTGGCCGTGGAGCTCGCCGACGAAGCGGTGCCCCTCCACGAGGTCCGCCTCACCGAGGCCACCTGTCTGCTCGTGGGCCACGAGGACCGGGGGTGCACCTCCGGGGTCCTCGCCGCCGTTGACGCCGTCGCTTTCCTCCCTCTGCTGGGCAGGGTCGGCTCGCTCAACGTGGCCACGGCCGCGTCGATCGCCTGCTACGAGGTGCGGCGAGCCGGCTGGACTACTCCGCGCTAG
- a CDS encoding methyltransferase domain-containing protein — translation MPEPVGHYFDAEPHGPSRATTIRLDLPDRSLTLTTDRGVFSASRVDAGTKYLLLEAPTPPTTGTFVDLGCGYGPIACTLALRSPAAKVWAVDVNARALDLCRANAATNKATNVHIALAGEVPPEITVDLLWSNPPIRIGKPALHVMLRTWLARLTPTGSAVVVVQKHLGADSLQRWFEAEGFGATRLGSRTGYRLLLVKRG, via the coding sequence ATGCCAGAACCGGTGGGGCACTATTTCGATGCCGAGCCACACGGGCCCTCCCGCGCTACCACTATTCGCCTCGACCTCCCCGACCGTTCCCTCACCCTCACCACCGATCGGGGGGTGTTTTCCGCCTCGCGGGTGGACGCCGGTACGAAATACCTGCTACTGGAAGCCCCCACGCCACCGACCACCGGCACCTTTGTCGATCTCGGCTGTGGCTACGGCCCGATTGCCTGCACCCTGGCTCTGCGCTCCCCAGCGGCCAAGGTGTGGGCGGTGGATGTGAACGCCCGCGCTCTCGACCTCTGTCGGGCCAACGCCGCGACCAATAAAGCCACCAACGTGCACATCGCACTGGCGGGGGAGGTTCCCCCCGAGATCACGGTGGACCTGTTGTGGTCCAACCCGCCGATCCGTATCGGCAAGCCCGCCCTCCATGTCATGCTGCGGACCTGGTTGGCTCGCCTCACCCCCACCGGGAGTGCCGTGGTGGTCGTCCAGAAGCACTTGGGGGCTGATTCGCTCCAACGCTGGTTCGAAGCCGAGGGCTTCGGGGCTACCCGGTTGGGTTCCCGCACCGGTTACCGCCTGTTGCTGGTGAAGCGAGGGTGA
- the def gene encoding peptide deformylase yields the protein MSSPYEIRLIGDPVLRERSSELTEIDGRLARLADDMVTTMYDASGVGLAAPQVGVQKRLFVYDTGEGPQAIVNPEVREARGEWTYEEGCLSIPGLYFTVIRAKEIHLVGFDLDGQELSIEANEYSARCFQHELDHLDGVLFIDRLNEDDRKAAMKIIREQKLQADDHLDADIATPNAARGRFTLR from the coding sequence ATGTCCTCGCCCTATGAGATCCGACTGATCGGCGATCCCGTGCTCCGAGAGCGATCCAGCGAGCTCACCGAGATCGATGGCCGCCTCGCCCGCCTCGCCGATGACATGGTCACCACGATGTACGACGCCTCGGGGGTGGGCCTCGCCGCCCCGCAGGTGGGGGTCCAGAAGCGCCTCTTTGTGTACGACACGGGTGAGGGACCCCAGGCGATCGTCAACCCCGAGGTTCGCGAGGCGAGGGGCGAATGGACCTACGAAGAGGGGTGTCTTTCCATTCCCGGGCTGTACTTCACCGTGATCCGAGCGAAGGAAATCCACCTCGTCGGGTTCGACCTCGACGGTCAGGAGCTCTCGATCGAAGCCAATGAGTACTCGGCGCGTTGTTTCCAGCACGAGTTGGACCATCTCGACGGCGTCTTGTTCATCGACCGTCTCAACGAGGACGACCGCAAGGCGGCGATGAAGATCATCCGCGAGCAGAAGCTGCAGGCCGATGATCACCTAGACGCCGACATCGCCACCCCCAACGCCGCGCGCGGTCGCTTCACCCTCCGCTGA
- a CDS encoding methionyl-tRNA formyltransferase, whose amino-acid sequence MTIALAPAGPVTRVAYLGTPQLAVTPLRALRAAGIEVALVVSQPDRRRGRGRAVTASPVKQAALDLGLPVSDDVAAVAAAGVNLAVVVAFGRLIGRPVLEVVPMVNLHFSLLPRWRGAAPVERAILAGDSRTGVDLMAVEEALDTGGIYQRREVPIGPDDTLEHLRATLVEAGTAMLVEELQRGLGVANAQHGEPTYAAKITPEERELRWSEAAVSVHRVVRLGGAWTTHHGKRLKVWRTHVPPQGDGPVVAAGDGPVELVEVQPEGKAPMAASAWANGARWRPGDGLGS is encoded by the coding sequence ATGACCATCGCGCTGGCCCCCGCGGGCCCAGTGACCCGGGTGGCCTACCTCGGCACCCCCCAGCTGGCGGTGACACCGCTGCGCGCCCTGCGGGCGGCGGGTATCGAGGTGGCCCTGGTGGTGTCCCAGCCCGATCGTCGCCGAGGGCGCGGCCGCGCCGTGACGGCCTCGCCGGTGAAACAAGCGGCGCTGGATCTGGGCCTGCCGGTGAGCGACGACGTGGCCGCGGTGGCCGCGGCGGGGGTGAACCTCGCGGTGGTGGTGGCCTTCGGTCGGCTGATTGGCCGCCCGGTGCTCGAGGTGGTGCCGATGGTAAATCTGCACTTCTCCCTCCTGCCGCGATGGCGAGGGGCCGCCCCGGTGGAACGGGCGATCCTGGCGGGCGACTCCCGCACCGGAGTAGATCTCATGGCGGTGGAGGAAGCCCTCGACACCGGTGGCATCTATCAGCGACGCGAGGTGCCTATCGGTCCCGACGACACCCTGGAGCACCTGCGGGCGACGCTGGTGGAGGCGGGTACGGCCATGCTGGTGGAGGAATTGCAGCGGGGCCTCGGGGTGGCCAACGCCCAACACGGCGAGCCCACCTACGCCGCCAAGATCACCCCCGAGGAGCGGGAGTTGCGCTGGAGTGAAGCGGCGGTGTCCGTGCATCGAGTGGTGCGGCTCGGCGGGGCGTGGACCACCCATCACGGTAAACGACTCAAGGTGTGGCGCACGCATGTGCCCCCCCAAGGGGATGGCCCCGTGGTGGCCGCCGGTGACGGTCCGGTCGAACTCGTCGAGGTGCAACCCGAGGGGAAGGCGCCCATGGCGGCGAGCGCCTGGGCAAACGGGGCCCGCTGGCGGCCCGGCGATGGTCTCGGATCGTGA
- a CDS encoding MogA/MoaB family molybdenum cofactor biosynthesis protein, whose translation MVLLAKVITVSDGVAEGSREDRSGAALEAYLSEAGFTVVARIVTADGVEAVAETLGAACAGFAGLVVTTGGTGFGPRDLTPEGTRAVMDREAPGLAEAMRLVSPLGRLSRAVAGTVGACLVVNTPGSSTGCIETLAAVVDVVPHALDLLQGGRPH comes from the coding sequence ATGGTGCTGCTGGCGAAGGTAATCACGGTGTCCGATGGGGTGGCGGAAGGGTCGCGGGAAGACCGCTCCGGGGCGGCCCTCGAGGCCTATCTGAGCGAGGCCGGGTTTACGGTGGTGGCCCGCATCGTGACCGCCGATGGTGTCGAGGCCGTGGCGGAGACACTGGGTGCGGCCTGTGCGGGATTTGCCGGCCTCGTGGTGACCACGGGGGGTACCGGCTTTGGACCCCGGGATCTCACGCCGGAGGGCACGCGGGCGGTGATGGACCGTGAGGCGCCGGGGTTGGCCGAGGCCATGCGCCTCGTCAGTCCGTTGGGGCGCCTCTCGCGAGCGGTGGCGGGCACAGTGGGTGCCTGCCTCGTGGTGAACACGCCGGGATCATCCACGGGGTGCATCGAGACGCTGGCGGCCGTGGTGGATGTCGTACCCCATGCGTTGGACCTGTTGCAGGGAGGCCGACCCCATTAG
- the ribD gene encoding bifunctional diaminohydroxyphosphoribosylaminopyrimidine deaminase/5-amino-6-(5-phosphoribosylamino)uracil reductase RibD produces MTRALVLAAAVRAAAPPNPWVGCVIETPTGDVFEGATHAVGGPHAEAVALATATGHDLAGATAWVTLEPCSHAGRTPPCVDALIAAGVARVVIGLEDPDTRVQGRGIERLMAAGIDVIVGVLADEGARLLAPYLHHRRTGRPYVVLKTATSLDGRTAAPDGSSQWITGPAARADGHGLRAESDSILVGAGTVRIDDPSLTVRDAPAPRGDPVRVVLGEAPATARVHPCLERGGDLGAVLDELGALGHLQLLVEGGPTVAHAFHAAGLVNRYVVYVAPCLLGGDDAPGVFSGPGAPRLDTITRGRIQSVRRLGEDLRIDLVPHPSEAP; encoded by the coding sequence ATGACCCGAGCCCTCGTGTTGGCGGCCGCCGTGCGGGCCGCCGCCCCCCCGAATCCCTGGGTGGGTTGCGTGATCGAAACGCCCACCGGCGACGTGTTCGAGGGGGCGACCCACGCCGTCGGGGGTCCGCACGCCGAGGCGGTAGCCCTGGCGACGGCGACCGGCCACGATCTCGCCGGCGCCACGGCCTGGGTCACCCTCGAGCCCTGCTCTCATGCCGGACGGACGCCGCCGTGTGTGGATGCCCTCATCGCCGCCGGCGTGGCCCGGGTGGTGATCGGCCTGGAAGATCCCGATACCCGAGTGCAGGGTCGGGGGATTGAGCGGCTGATGGCGGCGGGCATCGATGTGATCGTGGGGGTGCTCGCCGACGAGGGCGCCCGCCTGCTGGCGCCTTACCTCCATCACCGCCGGACCGGTCGTCCCTACGTGGTCCTCAAGACCGCAACGTCCCTCGACGGCCGTACCGCCGCCCCCGACGGGTCCAGCCAGTGGATCACTGGGCCCGCGGCCCGGGCGGATGGCCACGGCCTGCGCGCCGAGAGCGACAGCATTCTGGTGGGCGCCGGTACCGTGCGGATCGACGACCCCAGCCTGACCGTGCGCGACGCCCCCGCCCCGCGCGGCGACCCGGTGCGGGTGGTGCTCGGCGAGGCACCCGCCACCGCCCGGGTGCACCCGTGTCTTGAACGCGGCGGTGATCTCGGAGCGGTGCTCGACGAACTCGGCGCCCTGGGCCATCTCCAACTCCTCGTCGAGGGTGGTCCCACCGTGGCTCACGCCTTTCATGCCGCCGGGCTCGTGAACCGCTACGTCGTCTATGTCGCCCCCTGCCTCTTGGGGGGCGACGATGCGCCCGGCGTTTTCAGCGGCCCCGGTGCCCCGCGCCTGGACACCATCACCCGGGGTCGGATTCAGTCGGTGCGACGGCTCGGCGAAGATCTTCGTATCGATCTGGTACCCCACCCCTCGGAGGCCCCCTGA
- a CDS encoding riboflavin synthase produces the protein MFTGIIEELGTVLSRQGPRLRIGAHTVLEDVTMGASIAVNGTCLTVVGWSVEEGWWEADVVEESYARTALGALDAGHRVNLERPVRMSDRLGGHLVQGHVDGVGTIVVGAPDLRIRCATGLLRYIVEKGSITIDGISLTVVVPTPEGFTVAVIPHTAAVTTLGLKGPGDPVNLEVDITAKYVERLLSWKDD, from the coding sequence ATGTTCACCGGAATCATCGAGGAACTCGGTACGGTGCTGTCCCGCCAAGGCCCGCGGCTTCGCATCGGAGCCCACACCGTGCTCGAGGACGTGACCATGGGTGCCTCCATCGCCGTGAACGGCACCTGCCTCACCGTGGTGGGGTGGTCGGTGGAGGAGGGGTGGTGGGAGGCCGATGTGGTGGAAGAGTCCTACGCCCGCACCGCCCTCGGAGCGCTTGACGCGGGCCACCGGGTGAATCTGGAGCGACCGGTGCGCATGAGCGACCGTCTCGGAGGACACCTGGTCCAGGGGCACGTAGACGGGGTGGGCACCATCGTGGTGGGTGCGCCGGATCTACGGATTCGGTGTGCCACGGGCCTTCTGCGCTACATCGTGGAGAAGGGTTCCATCACCATCGACGGCATCAGCCTCACCGTGGTGGTTCCCACCCCCGAAGGCTTTACCGTGGCGGTCATTCCGCACACCGCCGCCGTCACCACCCTCGGTCTGAAAGGCCCCGGCGATCCCGTGAATCTTGAAGTCGACATCACGGCCAAGTACGTGGAACGGCTTCTCTCCTGGAAGGATGACTGA
- a CDS encoding bifunctional 3,4-dihydroxy-2-butanone-4-phosphate synthase/GTP cyclohydrolase II → MAFARIEDAVEAYARGEILVVVDDEDRENEGDLIQAAEFATAESIAFFLHHTSGYLCAPITAERAAELDLPPMVAENTESQRTAFLVTVDYRHGTSTGISAHDRCATVRALCDPTIRPGDLARPGHINPLMAREGGVLKRAGHTEATVDLCRMAGLYPAGLLCEIVDSDKQDMARVPELERFAEQHGLLMISIADLVRYRRQNEKLVRRIGEARIPTQWGDFTCYAYESLLDGEQHVAMVKGTVAGEANVLVRVHSECLTGDVFGSLRCDCGVQLDSAMAIMAEEGHGVVVYLRGHEGRGIGIGHKIRAYGLQEKGRDTVDANLDLGLPEDSREYGIGAQILVDLGVTTMRIITNNPSKYGGLEGFGLEITERVPSIVSVNPENLAYLRTKRERMGHLLEGLDDVL, encoded by the coding sequence ATGGCCTTTGCTCGGATCGAAGATGCGGTGGAGGCCTATGCCCGGGGAGAGATCCTCGTGGTGGTGGACGACGAGGATCGCGAGAACGAAGGCGACCTGATCCAAGCGGCGGAGTTCGCCACCGCCGAGAGCATCGCCTTTTTCCTCCATCACACCTCGGGCTACCTCTGTGCTCCCATCACCGCCGAACGGGCCGCCGAACTCGACCTCCCGCCGATGGTGGCGGAAAATACCGAGAGTCAGCGCACCGCGTTCCTCGTGACGGTGGACTACCGCCACGGCACTTCCACCGGCATTTCCGCCCACGATCGCTGCGCCACCGTACGGGCCCTATGCGACCCGACCATCCGTCCGGGCGATCTGGCCCGACCGGGCCACATCAACCCGCTCATGGCCCGCGAGGGCGGGGTGCTCAAACGCGCTGGCCACACCGAGGCCACCGTGGACCTGTGCCGAATGGCGGGGTTGTACCCAGCCGGCTTGCTCTGCGAGATCGTGGACTCGGACAAACAAGACATGGCGCGCGTTCCCGAACTCGAACGCTTTGCCGAGCAGCACGGTCTGCTCATGATCTCCATCGCCGATCTCGTGCGTTACCGACGCCAGAACGAGAAACTGGTGCGCCGCATCGGCGAGGCCCGTATTCCCACGCAGTGGGGCGATTTCACCTGCTACGCCTACGAGTCGCTCCTCGACGGCGAACAGCACGTGGCCATGGTGAAGGGAACGGTGGCGGGGGAAGCCAACGTGCTGGTTCGGGTGCACAGTGAATGTCTCACCGGCGACGTGTTCGGTTCGCTGCGCTGCGACTGCGGCGTCCAACTCGACTCGGCCATGGCAATCATGGCCGAGGAAGGCCATGGCGTGGTGGTCTATCTGCGTGGCCATGAAGGGCGCGGCATCGGCATTGGTCACAAGATCCGGGCGTACGGGCTCCAAGAGAAAGGCCGGGACACGGTGGACGCCAATCTGGATCTGGGGCTTCCCGAGGACAGCCGTGAGTACGGCATCGGAGCACAGATTCTTGTGGACTTGGGCGTAACCACCATGCGGATCATCACCAACAACCCGAGCAAATACGGCGGCCTCGAAGGCTTCGGTCTGGAGATCACCGAGCGGGTGCCCTCGATCGTGTCGGTGAACCCGGAGAACTTGGCCTACCTGCGCACCAAACGCGAGCGGATGGGTCATCTCCTCGAGGGTCTGGACGACGTGTTGTGA
- a CDS encoding 6,7-dimethyl-8-ribityllumazine synthase yields MTTGDHGAAAPPGLDGTGLRIGVVRARWNSPVVDRLAAGVGRGLAGLGVRPEDVVDVEVPGSFELPMGARLLAASGKVDAVICLGSVIRGETSHYELVAGQAAAGIQEVQLATGVPVAFGILTTEDEAQALARSEDAEGHNVGYDTAVVAVEMARLAQQYPCSS; encoded by the coding sequence GTGACCACGGGGGATCACGGCGCCGCCGCCCCACCGGGTCTTGACGGCACCGGATTGCGGATCGGCGTAGTCCGGGCCCGGTGGAACTCGCCCGTCGTGGACCGTCTCGCGGCCGGGGTGGGGCGCGGCTTGGCGGGCCTCGGGGTGCGGCCCGAAGACGTAGTGGATGTGGAAGTGCCGGGCAGTTTCGAGCTTCCGATGGGGGCTCGCCTCCTGGCCGCATCCGGGAAGGTCGACGCGGTGATCTGCCTCGGCTCGGTGATCCGGGGGGAGACGTCGCATTACGAACTCGTAGCCGGCCAAGCCGCGGCGGGGATTCAGGAGGTGCAACTCGCCACGGGGGTACCGGTGGCCTTTGGCATCCTTACTACCGAGGATGAAGCCCAGGCCCTCGCCCGGTCCGAGGACGCCGAGGGCCACAACGTGGGCTACGACACCGCCGTGGTGGCCGTAGAGATGGCGCGCCTCGCGCAGCAGTATCCCTGCTCGTCCTGA
- a CDS encoding survival protein SurE, with protein sequence MFARTIFCCFTIVLLATGCGGKDDSASTPTEPTSAPLAPLTVLVTNDDGIGAPGLDTLVSVLGEMEGVEVVVVAPAENQSGTSDTTTAGAVVHRPGATASGVAGTAVEGYPADAVKVALDELALVPDLVVSGVNEGQNVANFAQVSGTVGAARTALRRGIPAVASSAGLGPLANFNAGATLVADWITAHRDELAKGTAQTATVTSFNVPGCTVGTAKAVIEAPLAPAVPANVNVFVTANCDLVPATAPTNDAEALMGGYLVMTPVPAEL encoded by the coding sequence GTGTTCGCCCGCACCATCTTTTGTTGTTTCACAATCGTGCTACTGGCCACGGGTTGTGGGGGAAAGGACGACTCCGCGTCGACCCCCACCGAGCCCACCTCGGCCCCGTTAGCGCCCCTCACCGTGTTGGTGACCAACGACGACGGAATCGGTGCCCCTGGCCTCGATACGCTCGTGTCCGTGCTGGGGGAGATGGAAGGCGTCGAGGTGGTCGTGGTGGCCCCGGCGGAGAATCAGAGCGGCACCTCCGACACGACCACCGCGGGAGCCGTCGTCCACCGCCCCGGTGCCACCGCCAGCGGCGTGGCGGGCACCGCAGTGGAGGGCTATCCGGCCGATGCGGTGAAGGTGGCCCTCGACGAACTGGCGCTGGTGCCCGATCTGGTGGTGTCGGGGGTGAACGAGGGGCAGAACGTGGCCAATTTCGCTCAGGTGTCGGGCACGGTGGGGGCGGCTCGCACCGCACTGCGCCGGGGTATCCCCGCGGTGGCATCGAGCGCCGGGCTGGGTCCGCTGGCCAACTTCAACGCCGGTGCCACGCTGGTGGCGGATTGGATCACCGCGCATCGCGACGAACTGGCGAAGGGAACCGCCCAGACGGCCACGGTCACCAGTTTCAACGTGCCCGGATGTACCGTCGGCACCGCCAAGGCCGTGATCGAGGCACCCCTTGCCCCGGCCGTACCGGCGAATGTGAATGTATTCGTGACCGCCAACTGCGACCTCGTGCCCGCCACGGCCCCCACCAACGATGCGGAAGCCCTGATGGGCGGCTACCTGGTCATGACTCCCGTACCTGCCGAGTTGTAG
- a CDS encoding ATP phosphoribosyltransferase: MLRLVLPKGSLEKSTLELFEAADLRVERSSVVDYKASINDPRINEVRILRPQEIPGYVAEGLFDLGIAGRDWVEETSSDVVILGELKYSKATSRPFTIVLAVPQDSPVNDVTDLPPGVRVSTEYPELTRQFFETHGIEADIRLSYGATEAKVPDIVDCIVDGTETGRALRAGGLKIVNEVLVSYTALVANPAAAADSEKRHAMEQIKTLLDGVMEAREKVLVKLNVSSTDRDAVIAILPAMKAPTVSQLFGDGGYAIETVVPKATINTLIPALKDAGATDIIELALAKIVH; this comes from the coding sequence GTGCTTCGTCTCGTGCTTCCCAAGGGTTCCTTAGAAAAGTCCACGCTCGAGCTTTTCGAGGCCGCCGACCTGCGAGTGGAACGGTCATCGGTCGTCGATTACAAGGCATCGATCAACGATCCCCGGATCAACGAGGTGCGAATCCTGCGCCCCCAGGAGATTCCCGGGTATGTGGCCGAGGGACTGTTCGACCTGGGGATCGCGGGCCGTGATTGGGTGGAGGAAACATCCAGTGACGTGGTCATCCTCGGCGAGCTCAAGTATTCCAAGGCCACCAGCCGCCCCTTCACGATCGTGCTGGCGGTGCCGCAAGACTCGCCCGTCAACGACGTCACCGACCTTCCCCCCGGGGTGCGGGTGTCCACGGAATACCCCGAGCTCACGCGGCAGTTCTTCGAGACCCACGGCATCGAGGCCGACATTCGCCTCAGTTACGGCGCCACCGAGGCCAAGGTCCCCGACATCGTGGACTGCATCGTGGACGGTACCGAGACCGGTCGGGCCCTGCGCGCCGGCGGCCTGAAGATCGTGAACGAGGTGCTCGTTAGTTATACGGCGCTCGTGGCGAACCCCGCCGCCGCCGCCGATTCCGAGAAACGTCACGCCATGGAGCAGATCAAAACCCTGCTGGATGGAGTGATGGAAGCGCGAGAGAAGGTCCTCGTGAAACTCAACGTGTCGAGCACCGACCGCGACGCCGTGATCGCCATCCTGCCGGCGATGAAGGCCCCCACTGTGTCGCAATTGTTCGGTGACGGCGGTTACGCCATTGAGACCGTGGTGCCGAAAGCCACGATCAACACGCTGATTCCCGCCCTGAAAGACGCGGGGGCCACCGACATCATTGAACTGGCATTGGCCAAGATCGTGCATTGA
- a CDS encoding translation initiation factor IF-3, whose product MNDRIRAREVRLVGHDGQQIGIKPLPDALSLARELDLDLVEVAAQANPPVCRIMDYGKYKYEAAQKAKESRRKTTNVVIKEMKYRPKIGVGDFDTKTRKVEHFLTEGHKVKVTLTFRGREVAHPELGRKILEQVEVAVKDVGRVEIFPRMDGRNMTMVLAPDKKAQAAAAKAAAAALAEAKMLADETPVIQATAAIEAIDTTDTTDTTDTTDTTETDSETNAT is encoded by the coding sequence ATCAATGATCGGATCCGGGCCCGTGAGGTACGACTGGTGGGCCATGACGGGCAGCAGATCGGTATCAAGCCGCTGCCCGATGCGCTCTCCCTTGCCCGGGAACTCGATCTCGACCTCGTCGAAGTTGCGGCCCAGGCGAATCCCCCGGTCTGCCGAATCATGGACTACGGCAAATACAAGTACGAGGCGGCCCAGAAGGCGAAGGAATCTCGCCGGAAGACCACCAACGTCGTGATCAAGGAGATGAAATACCGACCCAAGATCGGCGTCGGGGACTTCGACACCAAAACTCGCAAGGTGGAGCACTTCCTCACCGAGGGTCACAAGGTGAAAGTCACCTTGACCTTCCGTGGTCGTGAGGTGGCTCATCCGGAACTCGGCCGAAAGATCCTTGAGCAGGTAGAGGTTGCGGTGAAGGACGTGGGTCGAGTGGAGATCTTCCCTCGCATGGACGGACGCAACATGACCATGGTGCTAGCCCCCGACAAGAAGGCACAGGCAGCGGCGGCGAAAGCAGCAGCGGCAGCCCTTGCCGAGGCCAAAATGTTGGCCGACGAAACGCCGGTCATCCAAGCCACTGCAGCCATCGAAGCCATCGACACCACCGACACCACCGACACCACCGACACCACCGACACCACCGAGACGGACAGCGAGACCAACGCCACCTGA
- a CDS encoding 50S ribosomal protein L35, with protein sequence MPKMKTHRGAKKRFKVTGTGKLRRLQVNNNHILEKKAPKRMRRLKGETSVAPGDAARIKRMLGL encoded by the coding sequence ATGCCCAAGATGAAGACCCACCGCGGCGCCAAGAAGCGCTTCAAAGTCACTGGTACCGGCAAGCTCCGGCGACTGCAGGTCAACAACAACCACATCCTTGAGAAGAAGGCGCCCAAGCGGATGCGCCGGCTCAAGGGTGAAACCAGTGTCGCTCCCGGTGACGCGGCTCGAATCAAACGGATGCTCGGCCTCTAG
- a CDS encoding 50S ribosomal protein L20, producing MARVKRAVHSKKKRRATLERAQGYYGNKSRSFKSANEAVMHAGRYAFRDRRARKGDFRSLWIQRINAACRENGTSYSRFISGLRVAEITVDRKVLADLAVREPLAFASLVQTATEASAKETT from the coding sequence ATGGCACGAGTAAAGCGCGCCGTCCATTCGAAGAAGAAGCGCCGGGCAACCCTCGAGCGCGCCCAGGGCTACTACGGCAACAAGAGCCGGTCCTTCAAGTCCGCCAACGAGGCGGTGATGCACGCCGGTCGCTATGCCTTCCGTGACCGTCGGGCTCGTAAGGGCGACTTCCGCTCGCTGTGGATCCAACGAATCAACGCCGCCTGTCGGGAGAATGGGACGAGCTACAGCCGTTTCATTTCCGGGTTGCGGGTGGCCGAGATCACCGTCGACCGCAAGGTGCTGGCCGATCTGGCCGTTCGGGAGCCGCTGGCCTTCGCGTCCCTGGTGCAGACCGCCACCGAGGCCTCGGCCAAGGAGACCACCTGA
- a CDS encoding RNA methyltransferase — protein sequence MDPTNQRRLSGEWDELQPFHFRVAGGRDHRRPQGAGRSGRSGAAGLRVPGADRHRGLGQGDHLNHDRGPIGPRHPSVQLLRRLSGRRAARLEAGAFVVDGPVLIAEALTAGVAIREAFATDRVDPALIDTLEVAGVRVHEIREEVLARAVDTVSPQGIAAIAARVEVSVSEAVTAAAAGAMAFVLVDVADPGNAGTLLRAAEASGAAAVLFCGTSVDPSNPKCVRASAGALFHLPVASGGDTMAVTEALREAGVRTFATVVRGGTPYHTVDLTGPTAILLGSEAHGLPDDVAAAVDQCLTIPLTGRAESLNVAMTGSVLAFEALRQRTSAPKPIGGTPG from the coding sequence GTGGATCCAACGAATCAACGCCGCCTGTCGGGAGAATGGGACGAGCTACAGCCGTTTCATTTCCGGGTTGCGGGTGGCCGAGATCACCGTCGACCGCAAGGTGCTGGCCGATCTGGCCGTTCGGGAGCCGCTGGCCTTCGCGTCCCTGGTGCAGACCGCCACCGAGGCCTCGGCCAAGGAGACCACCTGAACCATGATCGAGGGCCGATCGGCCCCCGACATCCCAGCGTGCAACTGCTGCGGCGCCTCTCGGGGCGCCGCGCGGCGCGTCTAGAGGCCGGAGCTTTTGTCGTGGATGGGCCCGTGCTCATCGCGGAAGCCCTCACCGCGGGAGTGGCCATCCGTGAGGCCTTCGCCACCGACCGCGTGGACCCCGCCCTCATCGACACCCTCGAGGTCGCCGGCGTCAGGGTGCACGAGATCCGGGAAGAGGTGTTGGCCCGAGCGGTGGACACGGTCAGCCCGCAGGGAATCGCCGCTATCGCCGCCCGGGTGGAGGTATCGGTGTCCGAGGCGGTGACCGCCGCCGCCGCCGGGGCCATGGCGTTCGTCCTGGTAGACGTAGCCGACCCCGGCAACGCGGGCACCTTGCTGCGGGCCGCCGAAGCGTCCGGAGCGGCCGCGGTATTGTTCTGCGGGACCTCCGTGGATCCCAGCAATCCGAAGTGCGTGCGGGCATCAGCGGGGGCGCTGTTCCACCTCCCGGTGGCCAGCGGAGGAGACACGATGGCGGTAACCGAGGCGCTACGAGAAGCGGGGGTGCGCACGTTCGCCACCGTGGTGCGTGGCGGTACGCCGTACCACACCGTCGATCTCACCGGACCGACGGCGATCCTGCTCGGGAGCGAGGCCCACGGCCTGCCCGACGACGTAGCCGCCGCCGTCGATCAGTGCCTCACGATCCCGCTCACCGGACGGGCCGAGTCCCTCAACGTGGCCATGACCGGATCCGTGCTGGCGTTCGAGGCCCTCCGCCAACGGACGAGCGCGCCGAAACCGATTGGCGGCACCCCGGGCTGA